One Sediminicola sp. YIK13 DNA segment encodes these proteins:
- a CDS encoding nuclear transport factor 2 family protein, with protein MKDQIEQFYGAFNNLDAEKMVAQYHEDIIFEDPAFGVLKGEQAKNMWKMLCSSQKGKEFTVQVNHIKSSAEVTKATWEAFYVFSKTGRKIHNIVQAEFRFKEGKIISHKDTFDLYKWSQQALGVRGFILGWTPFFKNKLQIQTNKLLSNFESKL; from the coding sequence ATGAAAGATCAAATAGAACAATTTTACGGGGCATTCAACAATTTAGATGCCGAAAAAATGGTTGCACAATATCATGAAGATATTATTTTTGAAGACCCGGCTTTTGGGGTTTTAAAAGGTGAGCAGGCAAAGAACATGTGGAAAATGCTGTGCTCTTCCCAAAAAGGAAAGGAATTTACAGTACAAGTAAACCACATAAAAAGCTCAGCAGAGGTCACTAAAGCTACCTGGGAAGCCTTTTATGTCTTTAGTAAAACAGGAAGAAAAATCCATAATATCGTACAGGCCGAATTTAGGTTTAAAGAAGGGAAAATCATTTCCCATAAAGATACATTTGACCTTTACAAATGGTCTCAACAGGCCCTGGGCGTAAGAGGATTTATTTTGGGGTGGACCCCTTTCTTTAAAAACAAGCTACAAATCCAAACCAACAAATTACTATCCAATTTTGAAAGTAAACTATAA
- the rny gene encoding ribonuclease Y, whose product MDSTTIIIVGIVGLAIGFAIAKIMEKGKASKTIDSAKKEAASIIKEAELQGESTKKDKIYQAKEKFLELKAEHEKVIISKDKKINEAEKRTRDKESQISNELAKSKKLNDQLEVKLKEVDHKSEFLEKKQSELEKLHKSQVQQLEVISGLSAEDAKSQLMESLKENAKSDAMAFIQSTVEEAKLTAQQEAKKIVINTIQRIGTEEAVENCVSVFNLESDDVKGRIIGREGRNIRALEAATGVEIIVDDTPEAIILSCFDSVRREVARLSLHKLVTDGRIHPARIEEIVKKTEKQIEEEIVEIGKRTVIDLGIHGLHPELIKAVGRMKYRSSYGQNLLQHSREVAKLCGVMAAELGLNPKLAKRAGLLHDIGKVPNTEAEVETPHAILGMQWAEKYGEKPDVCNAIGAHHDEIEMKTLISPIVQVCDAISGARPGARRQVLDSYIQRLKDLEDIAFGFGGVQKAYAIQAGRELRVIVESEKVSDEKAAELSFEISQKIQTDMTYPGQVKVTVIRETRSVNVAK is encoded by the coding sequence ATGGACAGTACTACAATAATAATAGTAGGTATAGTTGGTCTGGCGATTGGTTTTGCCATTGCCAAGATTATGGAAAAGGGAAAGGCTTCCAAAACCATAGACAGTGCAAAAAAAGAAGCGGCATCCATTATCAAGGAAGCTGAACTGCAGGGAGAAAGCACTAAAAAGGATAAGATCTACCAAGCCAAGGAGAAGTTTCTGGAACTTAAAGCAGAGCACGAAAAGGTCATTATAAGTAAGGATAAAAAGATCAATGAAGCTGAGAAACGCACAAGGGATAAGGAATCACAGATCAGCAATGAGCTTGCCAAGAGCAAAAAACTAAATGATCAGCTAGAAGTAAAGCTAAAGGAAGTAGACCATAAAAGTGAATTCTTGGAGAAAAAGCAATCCGAATTGGAAAAGCTTCACAAAAGCCAAGTTCAGCAGTTAGAGGTTATTTCAGGATTATCTGCCGAGGATGCCAAAAGCCAATTGATGGAGTCATTGAAGGAAAATGCAAAATCTGATGCCATGGCATTTATTCAATCCACGGTGGAAGAGGCTAAATTAACGGCACAACAAGAGGCTAAGAAAATTGTCATCAATACCATCCAACGTATTGGAACCGAAGAAGCGGTAGAAAATTGTGTTTCCGTATTCAACTTGGAATCAGACGACGTAAAGGGCCGTATCATTGGTCGCGAAGGAAGAAATATCCGAGCCCTAGAAGCCGCAACAGGGGTTGAAATTATTGTTGATGATACCCCAGAAGCTATTATTCTTTCTTGTTTTGATTCTGTAAGAAGGGAAGTAGCGCGTTTATCACTTCATAAATTGGTCACCGATGGTCGTATTCACCCAGCACGAATTGAAGAGATCGTCAAGAAAACGGAAAAGCAGATTGAAGAAGAAATTGTAGAGATAGGAAAACGTACCGTAATCGATTTGGGCATCCATGGGTTGCACCCAGAGCTTATCAAAGCTGTTGGTAGAATGAAATACCGTTCTTCTTATGGACAAAACTTATTACAACACTCTAGGGAAGTTGCCAAACTCTGTGGTGTTATGGCCGCTGAATTGGGACTTAACCCTAAATTGGCAAAACGTGCAGGACTATTGCACGATATAGGTAAGGTGCCAAACACTGAAGCAGAGGTTGAAACGCCACATGCCATCTTAGGAATGCAATGGGCAGAGAAATACGGAGAGAAACCGGATGTTTGCAATGCGATTGGTGCCCACCATGATGAAATTGAAATGAAAACCTTGATCTCACCAATTGTTCAGGTGTGTGATGCTATTAGTGGTGCCAGACCAGGGGCTCGTAGACAAGTATTGGATTCATATATCCAACGTCTTAAAGATTTGGAGGATATCGCCTTTGGTTTTGGTGGTGTTCAAAAGGCTTATGCTATTCAAGCCGGAAGAGAATTGCGCGTGATCGTGGAAAGTGAAAAAGTGAGTGATGAGAAGGCAGCGGAGCTATCTTTTGAAATATCACAAAAAATTCAAACGGATATGACCTATCCAGGTCAGGTTAAAGTGACCGTTATTAGGGAGACACGTAGTGTGAATGTCGCAAAATAA
- a CDS encoding cell division protein ZapA, translating to MSEKLKIKLSIADRVYPLTIDPSQEEGLRKAAKNIEQLAKKFEQSYAVRDKQDVLAMCALQFASKIEQKGIDQSEDTKEVEERLKALDHLIATKL from the coding sequence ATGTCAGAAAAGCTAAAAATAAAACTTTCTATTGCGGACAGGGTATATCCTTTGACCATAGACCCTAGTCAAGAAGAAGGTTTACGCAAGGCTGCTAAAAATATTGAGCAACTGGCTAAGAAATTTGAGCAAAGTTATGCAGTAAGGGACAAACAAGATGTTTTGGCCATGTGCGCTTTGCAGTTTGCTTCTAAAATTGAGCAGAAGGGAATAGACCAATCAGAGGATACAAAAGAAGTTGAGGAGCGTTTAAAAGCCCTCGATCATCTGATTGCCACCAAGCTCTAA
- a CDS encoding M23 family metallopeptidase, with protein sequence MRITILGLLLFISLTICAQDNYPKDVFRSPLDIPLILSGNFGELRSNHFHSGIDIKTQQREGLPIYAISEGTISRIKVSLWGYGKVIYLAHPNGYTSVYGHLQKFSPEIEAYIKKIQYEKQSFEVEVFPDFGELKVAKGDLIAYSGNTGGSAGPHLHFEIRNSASEMPTNPLLYGLEVRDATNPTLLELFAYPLSSDAQINQSNDLAQINFTKQSDGSFLADKVLASGTIGFGFNAYDRQDMAANKNGVFSVQQLVNGQVYTDFNFEKFSFSETRYINTLIDYDYFGKYRKWITKCFKSPGNNLTIYNTLKNDGKIAVDEGMSYKIEILLKDLSDNITRVVIPVEGKKLPLKVIKETNKTDTYIIASKPNNYDLGAAKVYFPANTFYEDFYMDLQKGNDTVTIHNGRMPAHRNFTITFDATKYSEEDRSKMFIARLGNRLKPSYTSTYRRDNTFTTRTKNLGTYALVKDTIAPQIRSKNFKDKQWLTNYRYLSLTISDDLSGIDTYTATLNGDWILMEYETKNNTLTYNFDDKILDQKQCELKVVVTDNVGNTSTFTSTFYRN encoded by the coding sequence ATGAGAATTACTATTTTGGGTCTGCTTTTATTCATTTCCCTAACCATTTGCGCACAAGACAATTATCCCAAGGACGTATTTAGATCTCCCCTGGATATTCCTTTGATCCTTTCAGGCAATTTTGGGGAGCTTAGGTCCAACCATTTTCACTCTGGAATTGACATCAAAACCCAACAACGGGAAGGGCTGCCCATTTATGCCATATCAGAAGGAACCATTAGCAGAATAAAGGTATCCCTTTGGGGCTATGGCAAAGTAATTTATTTGGCCCATCCAAATGGATACACTTCTGTCTATGGGCATCTTCAAAAATTTTCACCCGAAATTGAGGCCTACATCAAAAAAATACAATACGAAAAGCAGTCGTTCGAGGTGGAAGTATTTCCCGATTTTGGCGAATTAAAGGTAGCCAAAGGGGATCTTATTGCCTATAGCGGCAATACTGGTGGGTCTGCCGGACCCCACTTACATTTTGAGATCCGAAATAGCGCATCAGAAATGCCTACAAATCCCTTGCTCTATGGATTGGAGGTTAGGGACGCGACCAATCCCACTCTTCTTGAACTATTTGCCTACCCCCTTTCCAGCGATGCCCAGATCAATCAAAGCAATGATTTGGCACAAATTAATTTTACCAAACAAAGTGATGGCTCATTTTTAGCCGATAAGGTTTTGGCCAGTGGAACCATTGGATTTGGATTCAATGCCTATGATCGGCAAGATATGGCAGCGAATAAAAATGGGGTGTTCTCCGTACAACAATTGGTAAACGGACAGGTTTATACCGATTTTAATTTTGAAAAGTTCTCTTTCAGCGAAACACGCTATATCAATACTTTGATAGATTACGACTATTTTGGGAAATATAGAAAATGGATCACCAAATGTTTTAAATCCCCTGGCAATAACCTCACCATCTACAACACCTTGAAAAATGATGGAAAAATAGCAGTTGACGAAGGAATGAGCTATAAGATAGAAATACTTTTAAAAGATCTATCGGATAATATAACCAGGGTGGTTATCCCAGTTGAGGGTAAAAAACTACCGTTAAAGGTGATAAAGGAAACCAATAAAACGGACACCTATATCATCGCATCAAAGCCAAATAATTACGATCTTGGCGCAGCCAAAGTATATTTTCCGGCCAATACTTTTTACGAAGATTTTTATATGGATCTGCAAAAAGGAAATGACACTGTCACCATTCATAACGGCCGGATGCCAGCTCATAGAAATTTTACAATAACTTTTGATGCAACCAAATATTCCGAGGAGGACCGAAGCAAAATGTTCATTGCCCGACTTGGGAATCGATTGAAACCAAGTTACACCTCCACCTACAGAAGGGACAACACCTTTACCACCAGAACCAAAAATCTAGGTACCTATGCCTTGGTCAAAGACACCATTGCACCACAAATAAGAAGCAAGAACTTTAAGGACAAGCAATGGTTGACCAATTACAGATATTTGAGCTTAACTATTTCTGATGACCTTAGCGGCATTGACACCTATACTGCTACCCTCAATGGGGATTGGATCTTGATGGAGTATGAAACAAAGAACAATACCCTAACCTATAACTTCGACGATAAAATTCTGGATCAAAAACAGTGTGAGCTCAAAGTAGTGGTTACTGATAATGTTGGAAATACCAGTACCTTTACAAGTACATTTTATAGAAACTAA
- a CDS encoding TonB-dependent receptor, with protein MKCPKTVLLILTLCLGKLTLAQTATITGVVLDEKNIPLADVNVSSDSKGTYTNKDGFYILQVISEQKTSITFSHIGHEPVVLRNLILSSNETFEFNPVLKEGMTQVDGVTVTASGEKRVDGITTIPPEVIRRIPGANAGVENVLKLLPGVTSNNELSTQYSVRGGNYDENLVYVNGIEVYRPFLIRSGQQEGLSFINPEMVQNLEFSPGGFQAEYGDKLSSVLDITYKQPTEFSLRANASLLGLSSTVETISQKKDLSTITGIRYRNNSLLVNSQQTKSNFNPTFADIQSFLNYKITKNVTLGVLGSFSLNDYQNEPLTRQTNFGTLDDPKALLVYYQGRENNKFQTTQGAIMSSYRLNDNLNVNLTTSLYHTTEEEYSDVFATYELGAVDTDLSSDNAGGAIATRGIGSQFNRARNDLDALIFNISHKGSYSKNARLLEWGATYSHEDIRDQLRESEFLDSLGFSVRPPRSEFQNNQPEDPFEGPIVPFDGVSAQNFIQTNRFSAFTQYSNKLEWLGQHIYYNLGLRAQHWTVSGKDVGKSAHTIVSPRGQFSIKPNWDLDMLFTLAGGLYQQPPMYRELRDQEGMVQTDVKAQKSVHTVLGNEYSFLLWNRPFTLKSEVYYKKLNSVNPYTLEDVRIRYAAANNAKAYAYGAEIRMNGAFVPGTESWVSLGYLKTEENINDRGYISRPTDQRLNFGVLFQDYVPNIPNLKMYLNLVYNTGLPGGSPSYADPYNFQNRLRDYRRADLGISHIFVDAETTYPKNHWLHGFKELNIGFEIFNLFNNQNSITNTWVRDVDSKREYAVPNFMTSRVLNLKIGTRF; from the coding sequence TTGAAGTGTCCTAAAACAGTACTCCTAATACTGACGCTTTGCCTAGGGAAGTTAACCTTAGCGCAGACTGCCACCATCACCGGTGTTGTTTTGGACGAAAAAAACATCCCCCTGGCAGATGTAAATGTTAGTTCTGACTCCAAGGGCACCTATACCAATAAAGATGGTTTTTATATCCTACAGGTCATTTCTGAACAAAAAACCAGCATCACCTTTTCGCATATCGGCCATGAGCCCGTAGTTTTAAGAAATTTAATTCTTTCTTCCAACGAAACCTTTGAGTTCAACCCAGTTCTCAAAGAAGGAATGACTCAGGTAGACGGTGTAACCGTTACGGCATCTGGTGAAAAACGGGTCGATGGTATAACCACTATTCCTCCTGAGGTAATTAGGCGTATTCCTGGTGCAAATGCAGGTGTTGAAAATGTACTTAAATTATTGCCCGGAGTAACTTCCAACAATGAATTGAGCACACAATATTCTGTGCGAGGCGGCAATTATGATGAAAATTTAGTCTATGTCAATGGCATTGAGGTTTACCGCCCTTTTCTCATCAGATCGGGACAACAGGAGGGCTTAAGTTTTATCAACCCTGAAATGGTACAAAACTTAGAGTTTTCACCAGGAGGTTTTCAAGCGGAATATGGAGATAAATTATCCTCCGTCCTTGACATTACCTATAAACAGCCCACAGAATTTTCCCTCCGAGCCAACGCCAGCTTACTTGGTCTTAGCAGTACCGTAGAAACCATATCCCAAAAAAAAGACCTATCTACCATTACCGGGATCCGCTATAGAAACAATAGCTTATTGGTGAACAGTCAACAAACAAAATCGAATTTCAACCCCACTTTTGCAGATATACAGTCCTTCCTAAATTATAAAATCACCAAAAACGTAACCCTTGGAGTTTTAGGCTCCTTCTCCTTGAACGATTATCAGAATGAACCCTTGACAAGACAGACAAATTTTGGAACGCTGGATGACCCTAAGGCGTTATTGGTTTATTACCAGGGAAGGGAAAACAATAAGTTTCAAACAACACAAGGGGCTATCATGTCGAGCTATAGACTCAACGATAATTTGAATGTGAATCTTACGACTTCCCTCTACCATACCACAGAAGAAGAATACTCCGATGTCTTTGCCACCTATGAATTAGGTGCTGTAGATACTGACCTCAGCAGCGATAATGCTGGTGGCGCAATTGCAACGAGAGGAATTGGATCTCAATTCAATAGGGCCAGGAATGATTTGGATGCCTTAATTTTTAATATCTCCCATAAGGGATCATATTCCAAGAATGCAAGATTGTTGGAATGGGGAGCTACATATTCCCATGAAGATATTAGAGATCAGCTAAGGGAATCGGAATTTTTAGACTCTTTGGGTTTCTCTGTAAGGCCACCGCGATCTGAATTTCAGAACAACCAACCTGAGGATCCTTTTGAGGGCCCAATTGTTCCCTTTGATGGGGTAAGTGCCCAAAATTTCATACAAACCAACCGATTTTCAGCCTTTACGCAGTACAGCAACAAACTGGAATGGCTTGGTCAGCATATTTATTATAATTTAGGGTTAAGAGCACAACACTGGACGGTTAGCGGAAAAGACGTAGGTAAGTCGGCCCACACCATCGTTAGTCCCCGTGGACAATTTTCCATAAAGCCCAATTGGGATCTGGATATGCTTTTTACTCTTGCGGGCGGTCTCTATCAACAGCCTCCCATGTACAGGGAATTGCGTGACCAGGAAGGAATGGTCCAAACCGATGTAAAGGCCCAAAAATCTGTACATACGGTACTGGGAAATGAATATAGTTTTTTACTTTGGAACAGGCCTTTTACCTTAAAAAGCGAAGTCTATTACAAAAAACTGAACAGCGTTAACCCCTACACTCTTGAGGATGTGCGTATACGATACGCGGCAGCCAACAACGCAAAGGCATATGCGTATGGTGCAGAGATACGGATGAACGGAGCCTTTGTGCCAGGTACGGAGTCATGGGTGAGTCTGGGATACCTCAAAACCGAAGAAAACATCAACGATAGAGGTTATATATCAAGGCCCACCGACCAACGTCTAAACTTTGGTGTTTTATTTCAGGACTATGTTCCCAACATACCAAATTTAAAGATGTATTTAAATCTTGTGTACAATACAGGATTGCCGGGAGGATCACCAAGCTATGCCGATCCCTACAACTTTCAGAATAGATTAAGAGATTATAGGAGGGCAGATTTGGGAATTTCCCATATTTTTGTGGACGCCGAAACAACGTATCCGAAAAATCATTGGCTTCATGGGTTTAAGGAATTGAATATTGGGTTTGAAATTTTTAATCTTTTCAATAACCAAAACTCCATTACCAATACTTGGGTCAGGGATGTGGACAGCAAAAGGGAATATGCCGTTCCCAATTTTATGACCTCCCGTGTATTGAACCTTAAGATCGGTACTCGTTTTTAG